Below is a window of Ignavibacteriales bacterium DNA.
CCACAGATATTTTTTACAACTTCAATAAAAGTATAGCGGCAATACCAACTGCAATAGCAATTTTGCCGTAAAGATTTATTTCTTCTTTCCAGATTAAATAAGCTGCAACTGCGGTTAAAACAATCACACCAATATTCTGAATCGGGAAAACAATTATGGCAGGTAATTCGCTAAGTGCTGCTAATAAAAAATGTATTGCCAAAACATTTGGGAATCCTAAAATCAAACCAATCTTATAGGTGTCTTTATCAAACTTAATTTTATTGATTTGTATTCTTACCAAAGTATATAAGAACGCAAAAAAGAATATCAAGAAAACAAAAGTTCCCTTTTCATCAATTGAAAAGTTTTGTCCAAATACTTTCATCGAAAAATCAACAAATCCGATTCCGACTAAAAGAGAAAACAAATAAATATATTTACCTTTTCTTCCTTCCTGCGTTCCGTGACTTTTTAATGACAAATAAAATAGATAAAGTGTAACTATCGCAAGTGCAAATCCAAAAATCATTTTGATGTTTGGACTTTCACCAAAAAATATAATTGAGAATAGCACAGGAATTAAAACCGATAATCTTGCACTGACTGTTGCTAATGCTGTTCCTGCCAGGCTGATAGCTTTTGAATAGATAACGAATGTCTCGGCGAATAAAACTCCTAATCCAACTGCAAATAAAGTAGCATAAAGTGAAAAATGAAATCCACCTTTAAAGAAAATAAAAATTAAAGCGAAAACCGAAGCAGTTAGATAATTTCCATTTATCAGTAAAAGAATATTAGTTTTTTTTACACTTCCATGTTTTAGGATTAAGGCTAAACTACTGGAACAAAATATTGTAAGAATTAAATAAAGCATTTAAATGTTATCCGAATAATTTTTTATTTGATACTGAAAAACAAACCCAGTCTATTAACAAAACTGGGTCCGTATTAATTATGAAGATATGTTATCAGTAATATTTTAATGACCACCCTTTGGTTGAATAAT
It encodes the following:
- a CDS encoding EamA family transporter, with the protein product MLYLILTIFCSSSLALILKHGSVKKTNILLLINGNYLTASVFALIFIFFKGGFHFSLYATLFAVGLGVLFAETFVIYSKAISLAGTALATVSARLSVLIPVLFSIIFFGESPNIKMIFGFALAIVTLYLFYLSLKSHGTQEGRKGKYIYLFSLLVGIGFVDFSMKVFGQNFSIDEKGTFVFLIFFFAFLYTLVRIQINKIKFDKDTYKIGLILGFPNVLAIHFLLAALSELPAIIVFPIQNIGVIVLTAVAAYLIWKEEINLYGKIAIAVGIAAILLLKL